Proteins from one Camelina sativa cultivar DH55 chromosome 8, Cs, whole genome shotgun sequence genomic window:
- the LOC104706822 gene encoding uncharacterized protein At4g26485-like produces MDNQESKKLRQYNNKQILLVGEGDFSFSLSLAKAFGSATNITATSLDTREELGRNYNNGKANVDELERLGCAVVRGVNAHSMSSDCRLGRYDIIIFHFICAGKHHEVLRSFMESAREMVKDENGEIHVTHKTIYPFDEGGIKALAKETGLRLIKQIQFSKWGFQGYSDPIRSGSNRDYRSPIGSTVTFMFKK; encoded by the exons ATGGATAATCAGGAATCTAAAAAGTTAAGACAGTATAACAATAAGCAAATACTTTTGGTCGGAGAAggagatttttcattttctttgtctctAGCCAAAGCCTTTGGTTCTGCCACCAACATCACTGCAACATCTCTTGATACTCGAG AGGAGCTAGGGCGTAACTACAACAATGGAAAAGCGAACGTGGATGAGTTGGAGAGACTTGGGTGCGCCGTGGTCCGCGGTGTTAACGCACACTCCATGTCCTCAGATTGTCGTCTAGGTCGATACGACATAATCATCTTTCATTTCATCTGTGCAGG GAAACACCATGAGGTATTAAGAAGTTTTATGGAGAGTGCGAGAGAGATGGTGAAAGACGAAAATGGAGAGATTCATGTCACTCATAAGACAATCTACCCATTTGACGAGGGGGGTATCAAGGCTCTAGCTAAAGAGACGGGGTTACGTTTAATCAAGCAAATACAATTTAGCAAATGGGGATTTCAGGGATACTCCGACCCGATTAGAAGTGGAAGTAACCGTGATTATAGGTCTCCTATCGGATCAACAGTTACTTTCATGTTTAAGAAATAG